One part of the Vicia villosa cultivar HV-30 ecotype Madison, WI linkage group LG6, Vvil1.0, whole genome shotgun sequence genome encodes these proteins:
- the LOC131609351 gene encoding uncharacterized protein LOC131609351, protein MNFRNLEDFWAFYVTQHSKRATRHWHFVGTLLSILFLVGSVFFSWWFLLFVPLSGYGCAWYSHFFVEKNVPVTFQHPFWSLVCDYKMFGLMLTGKMDREIKRLGKRPVLQVF, encoded by the coding sequence ATGAATTTCAGAAACTTGGAAGATTTCTGGGCTTTTTATGTGACTCAACATTCGAAACGAGCAACGAGGCATTGGCACTTTGTGGGGACGCTTTTGAGTATTTTGTTCTTGGTGGGTTCGGTTTTCTTCAGTTGGTGGTTTTTGTTGTTTGTTCCTTTATCTGGGTATGGGTGTGCTTGGTATAGTCATTTCTTTGTTGAGAAGAATGTTCCGGTTACTTTTCAACACCCCTTTTGGTCGTTGGTTTGTGATTATAAGATGTTTGGGTTGATGCTTACTGGGAAAATGGATAGAGAGATCAAGAGGCTTGGAAAAAGACCTGTGTTGCAAGTGTTCTGA
- the LOC131609350 gene encoding uncharacterized protein LOC131609350, with protein MMTISLDLNASPVPEEEDEDPFERQVEEYDVPEEKYNAVEERIESGADIARREREERKKRLKRERSDDKPVQASQPPGYDNFFHNKILKSYDRSKLPPGWLDCPSSGQEIFGMIPSKVPLGESFNDYIFPGKRYSFKQVIHQQRVLGRKLGLVIDLTNTSRYYPVSDLKKEAIRHVKIQCKGRGAVPDNSSVNHFVYEVIQFLSHQKHSKRYILVHCTHGHNRTGYMIIHYLMRTMSMSITQAIKMFSDARPPGIYKPEYIDSLYKFYHEKKPEMIVCPPTPEWKRTPELVDLNGEAAPDDDDDDDGVPDPQLHENPEINTIMTNDDVLGDEISNDQQDAFRQFCFQILKLGVGARGRMQFPGSHPVSLNRDNLQLLRQRYYYATWKADGTRYMMLITMDGCYLIDRNFNFRRVQMRFPCRVTNDGLAEKTHHFTLLDGEMIIDTLPDSKKQERRYLIYDLMAVNFVSVIERPFCERWKMLEKEVIEPRNQERYQGKNPYYRYDMEPFRVRRKDFWLLSTVTKLLIEFIPKLSHDADGLIFQGWDDPYVPRTHEGLLKWKYADLNSVDFLFEIDDDRQLLYLHERGKKKLMEGHIVAFGEGSDPVPYSGKIIECAWDGDKNEWIFKRVRTDKSTPNDFNTYKKVMRSIKDNITEDVLLNEINEIIRLPMYADRIRIDSKAHHHSNTARRR; from the exons ATGATGACGATTTCTCTGGACTTGAATGCCTCTCCTGTTCCggaggaggaagatgaagatCCTTTTGAAAGGCAGGTGGAAGAGTATGATGTGCCAGAAGAAAAATATAACGCGGTAGAAGAGCGCATAGAAAGTGGAGCTGATATAGCACGGCGG GAacgtgaagaaagaaaaaaacggTTGAAAAGAGAACGTTCAGATGACAAGCCCGTGCAAGCATCACAGCCACCTGGATATGATAACTTTTTCCATAATAAGATTCTTAAATCATATGATAGAAGTAAGCTTCCTCCAG GTTGGTTGGATTGCCCTTCATCTGGTCAGGAAATTTTTGGCATGATACCTTCAAAGGTTCCATTGGGTGAATCCTTCAATGACTATATTTTTCCTGGTAAAAGATACTCGTTTAAACAAGTGATACATCAACAGAGAGTTTTAGGGAGAAAA CTTGGTCTGGTCATTGATTTGACAAATACTTCTCGATACTATCCAGTATCAGATCTAAAGAAAGAGGCTATCAGGCATGTTAAG ATTCAATGCAAGGGCCGCGGTGCAGTACCTGATAATTCATCTGTTAATCATTTTGTCTACGAG GTTATACAATTTCTATCTCATCAAAAACACTCAAAGAGGTATATACTCGTTCATTGTACACATGGTCATAATCGTACAGGATATATGATAATCCATTATCTAATGCGCACAATGTCAATGTCTATTACTCAG GCGATAAAAATGTTTTCTGATGCACGGCCTCCAGGAATATATAAACCTGAATATATTGATTCATTATATAAATTCTATCATGAAAAAAAACCTGAAATGATAGTTTGTCCTCCTACTCCTGAGTGGAAGAGGACTCCCGAACTCGTTGATCTCAATGGTGAAGCAGCTCcagatgacgatgatgatgatgatggagtaCCAGATCCTCAGTTGCAT GAGAACCCTGAGATCAACACAATAATGACAAATGATGATGTTTTAGGAGATGAGATATCTAATGATCAGCAAGATGCATTTCGACAGTTCTGCTTTCAAATACTCAAATTAGGGGTTGGG GCCAGAGGACGCATGCAATTTCCAGGGTCACACCCAGTTTCTTTAAACAG GGATAATTTACAGCTGTTACGACAGCGTTACTACTATGCAACATGGAAAGCTGATGGAACAAGATATATGATGCTAATAACTATGGATGGATGCTACTTGATTGATAGAAACTTCAATTTTAGAAGGGTTCAAATGAGGTTTCCTTGCAGGGTTACAAATGAT GGCTTGGCTGAGAAGACTCACCACTTCACATTACTTGATGGGGAGATGATTATTGATACATTGCCAGATTCAAAAAAGCAGGAAAGAAGATACCTAATATATGACCTGATGGCAGTCAACTTTGTTTCAGTGATAGAG CGACCTTTTTGTGAACGGTGGAAGATGCTTGAGAAAGAAGTGATTGAACCCAGGAATCAGGAACGGTATCAGGGAAAAAATCCTTACTATAGATATGACATGGAGCCTTTCAGG GTGAGGAGGAAAGATTTTTGGTTGCTGTCTACTGTTACAAAACTTTTGATCGAATTCATTCCAAAACTCTCACATGATGCAGATGGTCTCATATTTCAG GGATGGGATGATCCTTATGTACCTCGCACTCATGAAGGTCTCTTAAAATGGAAATATGCTGATCTGAATTCAGTTGATTTTCTCTTTGAG ATAGATGATGACCGTCAGCTGCTTTATCTCCATGAACGTGGAAAAAAGAAACTCATGGAAGGGCATATTGTTGCATTCGGAG AAGGTTCAGATCCTGTACCTTATTCAGGAAAGATCATCGAGTGTGCTTGGGATGGagataaaaatgaatggatattCAAGCGAGTCAGAACAGATAAGTCGACTCCCAATGACTTCAATACTTACAAGAAG GTGATGCGAAGTATAAAAGACAATATCACAGAGGATGTCCTGTTGAATGAAATAAATGAGATAATCCGCCTTCCCATGTATGCCGACAGGATTAGAATTGATAGCAAAGCACATCACCACTCTAATACGGCTAGGCGAAGGTAA